The segment CTGGAACAGCCAGCCCGACTTGGCGGTCGCGGCGGCGCCGGCAGCAGCGTCGGTGTAGGCGTCCGGACCCGGCCAGAACCAGACCATGTGGGCCATCGGGATGTAGGAGAAGGTGAACCACAGCACCACGAACACCAGCACGGCCGAGAACTTGGCGCGTTCGGCGAAGGCGCCGATGATCAGGCCGCAGGTGATGCAGGCGAAGGCGCACTGGAAGGCGAAGTAGCCCAGTTCCGGCACCACCACGCCCTTGCTGAAGGTGGCGGCCACGGCCTCGACCGTCAGCCCCTTCATGAAGAGCCGGTCGGTGCCGCCGAAGAAGGCGTTGCCCTCGGTGAAGGCAAAGCTGTAGCCATAGATCGCCCACAGCAGCGCCACCAGCGAGAAGATCACCAGGCACTGCATCAGCACCGACAGCATGTTCTTGGAGCGCACCAGGCCGCCGTAGAACAGCGCCAGGCCGGGCAGCGTCATCAGGATCACGAAGGCGGTCGAGACCAGCAGCCAGGCGGTGTCGCCCTTGTTGGGCACCGGTGCGGCCGGCGCGGCGGCCGCTTCCGCGGGGGCGGCGGCCGGTGCGGCCGCGGCGGCAGCCGGCGCCGAAGCTTCGGCAGCGGCTGCAGCGGGGGCGGCGGAGGCGGCCGGGGCAGATGCCTCGGCGGCCGGCTTGTCCTGTGCGGCGGCCGGCGTGGAGATGCCCACGCCCGCCGTGCCGATGGCCAGCGCCATCGCGCCGGCCGTCAGGAATCGCTTGAACCAGGTTTTCATGTGCTTAACCTCTTGTGATGTGCTGTCTCGGGTCACAGGGCATCGCCGCCGGTCTCGCCGGTGCGGATGCGGATGACCTGCTCGATCGGTGCCACGAAGATCTTGCCGTCGCCGATCTTGCCGGTGCGGGCCGATTTCTCGACCGCCTCGATGGCGCGCTCGACCACGTCGTCGGGCACCGCCACCTCGATCTTCACCTTGGGCAGGAAGTCGACGATGTATTCGGCGCCGCGGTACAGCTCGGTGTGGCCCTTCTGGCGGCCGAAGCCTTTCACTTCGGTCACGGTAATGCCGGACACGCCCACGTCCGACAGCGCTTCGCGCACTTCGTCGAGCTTGAACGGCTTGATGACTGCGATGATGAGTTTCATCCGATTTCTCCTCGGGGCAGGCCGGCGCTGCCTGCCCGGCCTGCGGCAATGATTAGAAAGTCTTGGTGATCGAGGCCCAGGCCGTGGCCTTGCCCAGGTAGCGGCCGCGGTTGGCGCTGGTGTAGGCCACTTCCTTGGCGTTGGTGTCGACATAGGCAACCGCCAGCGCGAAGCCCTTGCCCAGGTCCTTGGTCAGGCCGATCTTCCAGTCGGTGTACGAGGCGTCGCTGTTGTGCTTGACGTCCTGGTAGCCGACGTGCGCATTCAGGGTCAGGTCCCAGAAGTTCAGCGGCACGTTGGCGCTCAGGTCGATGTAGCCGCTGTTCTTGCTGTCGGCCCAGCCAAACAGGTTGGTGACCGAGTGCGAGTACTTCAGGAACACCGGGCCCCAGCCGATGCCGGCGTACAGCTCGGTGGTGTACGGGCGCGGGTTGTTGTAGCCGCCCGGGTAGTAGTACTCAAGCACGCCCAGGTCATAGCTGAACTCGGTGCCGGCAACCTTGAAGGTGTTCTTGAAGCCGCCGTAGAAATCCATCTCGACCGGGGCCGAGACCGCCGGGTTGGCATCCTCGAGCCAGCTGATGCTGGAGTTCCAGTTGCCCAGATAGAAGCCGCTTTCGTGGGCGTAGTCAAAGCCACCCTGGATGGCCGGGCGCAGGTTGGTCTGGCTGATGCCGCGATAGCGGTAGTCCGAGACCAGCGACACGTTGGCCGTGAACGTATGCGGCGATGCCGGCTCGGCAGCGGCGGCGGCCGGTGCCGGGGCCGCCGCGTCCGTGCTTTGCGCGTGGGCGGTGGCGGCGGCACTGGTCAGGACAAGCGCGCTGACTGCAAGGGCCAACTTCTTCATGGGTTTCTTCTCCTTTTTTCCTGAGGCTCGGATTTCGTTTCTTGGATTTCGGTGATTCAATGACGCTGGCGCACCAACTACTGCAACTGCCATGCCAGCTCTTCGGAAATCGGCGGCCCATGTTGGCCGTGATGGCGTGCCGTGACCAAAGCCAGACTTGAATCTGCCCTGCAGCGAAGCCAGATCAGGTTAAAAGGTGTGAACGCGGATGCGCCGGAGCTTTCGCCCACGTGCCTCACGGGCGATAATTGAGTCCTGACGGTGGCCGCGTGCGCGACACCCAGGCCGCGCGCCCGCAATCGGGGCGCCCAATTCCTGTGCGAAAGCGCGCTAAACGCCAGATGCCCACCCGGATTGGCACCAGTTAGGTGCGCAAAGGAGAAACCATGAAACCGACCGATCTCTTCAACGACCTGCAGAACAAGGTCAGCGAGGCGCTGCGCAACTCGCCGGCAAGGGACATCGAAAAGAACGTGCGCAGCATGATGACCCAGGGCTTTGCCAAGCTGGACCTGGTCACGCGCGAGGAATTCGACGTCCAGTCGCAGGTGCTGGCCCGCACCCGCGCCCGCCTGGAGGAACTGGAGGGCCGCGTGGCGGAGCTTGAGCGCCGCGCCGGCATCACGCCCGGCGCCGGCTCGGTGGACTCGACCGGGGGCGCGTGAGCACGCCGGTCCTGCCCGATCCAACCCGCCGCCTGAAGGCCGCCACTCCTGGCGGCCTTTTTCGTTAACAGTTCGATGACATGAGCCTTGCCGTCCTACGCAGCCGGGCACTGACCGGCATCGCCGCGCCGCCGGTGCGGGTCGAGACCCACCTCGCCAACGGCCTGCCGGCATTCACCATCGTCGGCCTGGCCGACACCGGCGTGCGCGAAAGCCGCGAGCGCGTGCGCGCCGCCATCCTCAACAGCGGTTACGAGTTCCCCAACCGCCGCATCACCGTCAACCTGGCCCCGGCCGACCTGCCCAAGGAATCCGGCCGCTTCGACCTGGCCATCGCGCTGGGCATCCTGGCCGCCAGCGGCCAGATCCCGTCCGAGGCACTGGATGCTCATGAGTTCGCCGCCGAGCTGTCCCTGTCCGGCGAACTGCGCCCCGTGCGCGGCGCGCTGGCCATGGCCATGGGCCTGGCGCGCGACAACGCCGCCCGCGCCGCCGCCGGCGAGGCGCCGCGCGCCTTCCTGGTGGCCGCAGGCAATGGCGCCGAAGCCGCGCTGATCGAGGACCTGGCGGTGCATGCCGCCGCGACGCTGCGCCAGGCGTGCGACCATCTCTGCCCCCTGCCCGACGCGCGGCTGCCCCGCTCCATGCCGGCGTTGCTGCCCGCCGCCACGGACCGCGGCCCCGACATGCGCGACGTACGCGGCCAGGCCCAGGCGCGCCGGGCCATGGAAGT is part of the Cupriavidus necator genome and harbors:
- a CDS encoding P-II family nitrogen regulator, translating into MKLIIAVIKPFKLDEVREALSDVGVSGITVTEVKGFGRQKGHTELYRGAEYIVDFLPKVKIEVAVPDDVVERAIEAVEKSARTGKIGDGKIFVAPIEQVIRIRTGETGGDAL
- a CDS encoding accessory factor UbiK family protein, with product MKPTDLFNDLQNKVSEALRNSPARDIEKNVRSMMTQGFAKLDLVTREEFDVQSQVLARTRARLEELEGRVAELERRAGITPGAGSVDSTGGA
- a CDS encoding TorF family putative porin → MKKLALAVSALVLTSAAATAHAQSTDAAAPAPAAAAAEPASPHTFTANVSLVSDYRYRGISQTNLRPAIQGGFDYAHESGFYLGNWNSSISWLEDANPAVSAPVEMDFYGGFKNTFKVAGTEFSYDLGVLEYYYPGGYNNPRPYTTELYAGIGWGPVFLKYSHSVTNLFGWADSKNSGYIDLSANVPLNFWDLTLNAHVGYQDVKHNSDASYTDWKIGLTKDLGKGFALAVAYVDTNAKEVAYTSANRGRYLGKATAWASITKTF